The Nycticebus coucang isolate mNycCou1 chromosome 2, mNycCou1.pri, whole genome shotgun sequence genome includes a window with the following:
- the IFNB1 gene encoding interferon beta, whose translation MTNKCILQAIFLLCFLTIASSMSSSLLRFHQRSSTLECQKLLRQLNGKPEDCLKDRMNFEIPEEIKQPQQLQKEDAALFIYEILQNIFGILRRDFSTTGWNETIIDNLLANFHQQMDYLETILEEKLEDESFIKGKITNVLHLKSYYLRITWYLKAKRYSSCAWTIVQEEILRNFFFINRLTGYLKN comes from the coding sequence ATGACCAACAAGTGCATCCtccaagccatcttcctgctATGCTTCCTCACTATAGCTTCTTCCATGAGCTCCAGCTTGCTTCGGTTCCACCAGAGAAGCAGCACCTTGGAGTGTCAGAAGCTCCTGCGGCAATTGAATGGAAAACCTGAAGATTGCCTCAAAGACAGGATGAACTTTGAGATCCCTGAGGAGATCAAGCAGCCACAGCAGCTCCAGAAGGAGGACGCCGCGTTGTTCATCTATGAGATACTCCAGAACATCTTCGGGATTTTGAGAAGAGATTTCTCTACCACTGGCTGGAATGAGACCATTATAGACAACCTCCTTGCTAACTTCCATCAGCAGATGGACTATCTGGAGACAATCCTGGAAGAAAAACTAGAGGATGAAAGCTTCATCAAGGGAAAAATCACAAACGTTCTGCACCTGAAGAGTTATTACTTAAGGATCACGTGGTACCTGAAGGCCAAGAGGTACAGCAGCTGTGCCTGGACGATCGTCCAAGAGGAAATCCTCAGGAACTTCTTCTTCATTAACAGACTTACAGGATACCTGAAAAACTGA